The proteins below are encoded in one region of Paenibacillus albus:
- a CDS encoding NCS2 family permease — translation MDKLFKLKERGTTVGTEVIAGITTFLTMVYIVIVNPGILSEAGMDFHGVFIATVLASVTATLIMGLFSNYPIVLAPGMGLNAYFAYTVVGGSGFSWQVALGAVFIGGVLFVLLSLTPFRYMLLDAIPTSLKHAITAGIGLFITFIGLQNAKIIVDSPATLLTLGDLTEPMTLLTVVGLIVSLILMAYGVKGFLFVGMLITGIIAYFSGQLHMPDSVVAMPSGLNATAFQLDIGSVFTQGLYSVIFTFLLITLFDTTGTMLGVAEQTGLLKDNKFPRSQGALLADAVGTSVGALLGTSPTSAYIESSAGVAVGGRTGLTAVVVSVLLAATLFFSPIISVLASIPAITAPALIIVGFLMLNVLRKIDWSDLEEAFPAFLIVVLMPLTYSIATGIGIGFIVYPLLKLVRGKARDVHPIFYLFAVLFFIQIIFFSH, via the coding sequence ATGGACAAGCTGTTTAAGCTGAAAGAAAGAGGAACGACGGTTGGTACCGAGGTCATTGCCGGCATTACGACGTTCCTGACAATGGTGTACATCGTCATCGTGAATCCGGGCATTCTGAGCGAGGCTGGTATGGATTTTCACGGCGTATTCATAGCGACGGTGCTTGCTAGTGTGACAGCTACTCTCATCATGGGGCTGTTCTCGAATTACCCGATCGTGCTCGCGCCTGGTATGGGCTTGAACGCATATTTTGCCTACACGGTCGTTGGTGGAAGCGGATTCTCATGGCAGGTTGCGCTTGGCGCTGTATTCATTGGCGGCGTGCTGTTTGTCTTGCTGTCGCTAACTCCGTTTCGCTACATGCTGCTAGATGCAATTCCAACGAGCCTCAAGCATGCCATCACGGCGGGAATCGGTCTGTTCATTACATTCATCGGCTTGCAAAATGCAAAGATTATCGTAGATTCACCTGCAACGCTGCTTACACTAGGCGATCTTACCGAGCCTATGACACTGCTGACCGTCGTCGGCCTTATCGTATCTCTCATTCTTATGGCTTATGGAGTTAAAGGCTTTCTGTTCGTTGGTATGCTCATCACAGGAATCATTGCTTATTTCTCCGGTCAGCTTCATATGCCAGATTCGGTCGTTGCTATGCCTAGCGGCTTGAATGCAACGGCGTTTCAGCTTGATATCGGCAGCGTGTTTACGCAAGGGCTGTACTCGGTCATCTTCACCTTCTTATTAATTACGCTGTTCGATACGACGGGTACGATGCTTGGCGTTGCAGAGCAGACAGGACTGCTCAAGGACAACAAATTCCCGCGCTCCCAGGGCGCATTACTGGCTGATGCAGTCGGTACTTCTGTCGGCGCGCTGCTCGGCACAAGCCCGACTTCGGCTTATATTGAATCGAGCGCAGGGGTCGCGGTTGGCGGACGTACAGGTCTTACGGCTGTCGTCGTCAGCGTGCTGCTAGCTGCAACCTTATTCTTCTCGCCGATCATATCCGTGCTGGCGAGCATTCCGGCGATCACTGCGCCAGCGCTCATCATTGTCGGTTTCCTCATGCTGAACGTGCTGCGCAAGATTGACTGGAGCGACCTAGAAGAAGCGTTCCCTGCGTTTCTGATTGTCGTCCTTATGCCGCTGACATATAGTATCGCAACAGGCATCGGCATCGGCTTTATCGTCTATCCGTTACTGAAGCTGGTTCGCGGCAAAGCGAGAGACGTACATCCGATCTTCTATCTGTTCGCCGTCTTGTTCTTTATCCAAATCATTTTCTTCAGCCATTAA
- a CDS encoding chemotaxis protein CheD — MNKVVGLGEWKSSNNKIDTIMTFALSTCVAVTAYCPIKRAAGLVHIVLPEPLLSRDEQKRPGHFATTGVPLLIQMMVEKYGCRKADLIIQLFGGAEPKRRDYYRIGSRNLEQIQSMLTRLQVRAVKSEVGGQVSRTLHMSVETGEVTLSTLPLSS; from the coding sequence ATGAACAAAGTCGTTGGATTAGGCGAATGGAAAAGTTCAAACAACAAGATCGACACCATAATGACATTCGCCCTATCCACCTGCGTGGCGGTTACTGCATACTGTCCCATTAAGAGAGCAGCAGGTCTTGTGCACATTGTACTTCCTGAGCCGTTATTGAGCCGGGATGAACAGAAGCGGCCGGGGCATTTTGCAACAACAGGCGTTCCGCTCCTTATTCAAATGATGGTGGAGAAGTACGGATGCCGCAAAGCCGATCTTATTATTCAACTGTTCGGTGGAGCAGAGCCGAAGCGCCGCGATTACTATCGAATCGGCAGCAGAAATTTGGAACAAATTCAGTCGATGCTCACGCGTCTTCAAGTGAGAGCGGTTAAGTCAGAGGTTGGCGGTCAAGTTAGCCGTACTCTTCATATGAGCGTTGAGACAGGCGAAGTAACGCTGTCCACATTACCGCTTAGCTCATAA
- a CDS encoding sensor domain-containing diguanylate cyclase, translated as MLIWILLLLIFISILTAALLWSRFYRVQAKLESVQQEYTDLLRKQQGITFKAKKINGEYFYTMIEGNLYYMLGQTQSDVGKRMEDLIPSHQQDLIRHNYDRVWAGETVQYEYSLNGYTCLFSLTPVKENGETVELIGVGSDITERKKAEQAMQESESRYRQLVELSPDAIFVVTNRQIVFMNKKAMTVLGGSSLEQFLARPIQENVHLEFRSRARQHLQQVLDTEGVLQPYESKYMKLNGEPIDVEVTAAYMLYQGASSVIIIFRDITERKLAEQQLQESNVQLMKLVSLDGLTGIANRRFFDEMMEKEWELALSGELPLSIILCDIDYFKAYNDTYGHQEGDSCLKLTAAVLDKIAQPNGGFAARYGGEEFIILLPETGPEEAAHIGFQLCEAVKALGIPHGASLVSPVVTICAGVTSFTPSAVDEMDELIRQADTALYQAKQSGRNRMQLYDVSWMKEGV; from the coding sequence ATGTTAATCTGGATCTTACTCCTTCTTATTTTCATAAGCATACTGACAGCGGCTCTCCTATGGAGCCGCTTTTATCGCGTTCAGGCAAAGCTTGAATCCGTACAACAGGAGTACACCGATTTGCTGCGCAAACAGCAGGGGATTACATTCAAGGCGAAGAAGATAAACGGTGAATACTTTTACACGATGATTGAAGGCAATCTATACTACATGCTTGGCCAAACACAATCCGATGTCGGCAAACGAATGGAAGACTTGATCCCATCACATCAGCAAGACCTTATTCGGCATAACTATGACCGCGTGTGGGCGGGAGAGACTGTACAATATGAATATAGCTTGAACGGTTATACGTGTCTGTTCAGTCTAACACCCGTTAAGGAGAACGGAGAAACGGTCGAATTAATCGGCGTGGGCAGCGATATTACCGAGCGCAAGAAAGCGGAGCAAGCGATGCAAGAAAGTGAATCCCGCTATCGCCAGCTAGTTGAACTGTCTCCGGATGCCATCTTCGTCGTTACGAATCGGCAGATCGTGTTTATGAATAAGAAGGCGATGACGGTGCTTGGCGGCTCCAGCCTGGAACAATTTCTAGCAAGGCCGATTCAAGAGAACGTTCATCTTGAGTTTCGAAGCAGAGCGAGGCAGCATCTTCAGCAAGTTCTTGATACGGAAGGTGTACTCCAACCGTATGAGAGCAAATATATGAAGCTAAACGGCGAGCCGATCGATGTGGAAGTAACGGCAGCGTATATGCTGTATCAAGGCGCGTCCTCTGTTATTATTATTTTTCGCGATATTACGGAGCGCAAGCTGGCTGAGCAGCAGCTGCAGGAGTCGAATGTGCAGCTGATGAAGCTTGTGTCGCTCGATGGATTGACCGGCATTGCGAACCGGAGATTTTTCGATGAAATGATGGAGAAAGAGTGGGAGCTCGCCTTGTCAGGGGAGCTGCCGCTGTCGATCATTCTGTGCGACATCGATTATTTTAAAGCGTATAATGACACTTATGGTCATCAAGAGGGAGACAGCTGCTTGAAGCTCACGGCGGCTGTGCTCGACAAGATCGCTCAGCCGAACGGCGGATTCGCTGCCAGGTATGGCGGTGAAGAATTTATTATTTTGCTGCCCGAGACGGGTCCGGAAGAGGCTGCTCATATCGGTTTCCAGTTGTGTGAGGCGGTTAAGGCGCTTGGAATTCCGCACGGCGCGTCTTTGGTTAGCCCGGTCGTTACGATTTGTGCAGGTGTCACATCCTTTACTCCATCGGCAGTTGATGAGATGGACGAGCTCATTCGGCAGGCGGACACAGCACTCTATCAGGCCAAGCAATCGGGAAGGAACCGAATGCAATTGTACGATGTATCATGGATGAAAGAAGGTGTCTGA
- the rnhA gene encoding ribonuclease H yields MAKQKFYVVWVGRKPGVYTSWADCQLQTNGFDDAKFKSYESRAAADEAYQGGWKKHWGQGSAGASSGGGSSSGGKSSFYKRKSPSAEEIGEIDYNSISVDVGTNGNPGPVEYKGVDTQTGEVIFAVGPIAKGTNNLGEFLAIVHGLAHLKKLGSNKTVYSDSVNALKWVREKAVSSTLVRDDSTAEIWLMVDRAIRWLQTNTYSNKVLKWHTKQWGEIKADYGRK; encoded by the coding sequence GTGGCGAAACAGAAATTTTATGTCGTCTGGGTAGGACGCAAGCCAGGCGTATATACAAGCTGGGCAGACTGCCAGCTGCAAACAAACGGGTTCGACGATGCGAAGTTTAAGTCGTACGAGAGTCGTGCGGCAGCGGATGAAGCCTACCAGGGTGGATGGAAGAAACATTGGGGGCAAGGAAGCGCTGGCGCAAGCAGCGGCGGGGGCAGTAGTTCGGGCGGTAAAAGCTCCTTCTATAAGCGAAAGTCTCCGTCTGCTGAAGAAATAGGGGAGATCGACTACAATAGCATCTCCGTTGACGTCGGTACGAACGGTAATCCAGGTCCCGTTGAGTATAAAGGCGTTGATACCCAAACCGGCGAAGTGATATTCGCTGTAGGACCAATTGCGAAAGGGACGAATAACCTCGGCGAATTCCTCGCCATTGTGCATGGTCTCGCGCATTTGAAGAAGCTCGGCAGCAACAAGACCGTTTACAGCGATTCGGTCAATGCGCTCAAATGGGTCAGAGAGAAGGCCGTTTCCTCTACACTCGTCCGCGACGATTCCACTGCCGAGATTTGGCTTATGGTTGACCGCGCCATCCGCTGGCTGCAAACCAACACGTACTCGAATAAAGTACTGAAGTGGCATACGAAGCAATGGGGCGAGATTAAAGCGGATTATGGACGGAAGTAG
- a CDS encoding thioredoxin family protein, whose amino-acid sequence MKEITEQQWLQRDIAPKGKEAVFFFTPLCGTCKVGLRMLEVAEAAGISTSVFLININFAPVLREKWKVASVPCLVLTQAGEPVQMEYAMQSVDTLYRLLK is encoded by the coding sequence ATGAAGGAAATAACCGAGCAGCAATGGCTGCAGCGGGATATCGCTCCCAAGGGTAAGGAGGCGGTGTTCTTCTTTACGCCGCTGTGCGGAACGTGCAAGGTTGGACTGCGGATGCTCGAAGTTGCAGAAGCCGCTGGCATATCGACCTCGGTATTTTTAATTAATATTAATTTTGCGCCGGTATTGCGGGAGAAGTGGAAGGTTGCAAGCGTGCCTTGTCTGGTGCTGACCCAAGCCGGCGAGCCGGTTCAAATGGAATATGCCATGCAATCCGTCGATACGCTGTATCGACTGCTTAAATAG
- a CDS encoding BclA C-terminal domain-containing protein — protein MPDNNDNSSDSQSNRNLRSSNNNASIPVTQSQLNKMKQLLGQLAGLLSSVLAAPSLSGIKQLDGLLHELRSLVLQIDFTRSEQASLLSLLENEITLVEASPFSPLGAAVLSADLLNLLGSVILLFAIQPSDKDALISLIRANEQQLAAIFALLGSQSEYVGSPGPPGPPGPPGPPGAGGPAGSPGQPGSAGPAGAPGPAGAAGAQGPTGATGAGFVGITTYNPANSPTYPLGQSVTYAGSTYVALVASPSGTPGSSPDYLLVAASGANGSTGATGGTGNTGATGSTGADGTTGAAGSTGATGSTGATGAGETGATGSTGAGGATGAAGSTGATGSTGATGAGETGATGSTGADGATGAAGSTGATGSTGATGAGETGATGSTGADGATGNTGPTGATGATGAGETGATGSTGADGATGNTGSTGATGATGAGDTGATGSTGADGATGSTGATGATGATGATGATGATGATGATGAGATGSTGSSGATGATGAGLTGVTAFNPANAPTYPAGQVVTSDGSTYIALVAAPTGTPGTSPDYLLLAAAGATGTTGSTGSTGSTGVAGATGSTGANGATGSNGATGVTGATGVTGPTGSTGAGLEGVTAFNPANAPTYPAGQVVTSDGSTYIALVAAPTGTPGTSPDYLLLAAAGATGTTGETGATGSTGSTGVAGATGSTGANGATGATGSNGATGGTGATGVTGPTGSTGAGLEGVTAFNPANAPTYPAGQVVTSDGSTYIALVAAPTGTPGTSPDYLLLAAAGATGTTGATGATGSTGSTGVAGATGSTGANGATGATGSNGATGGTGATGVTGPTGSTGAGLEGITAYNPANAPTYPAGQVVTSDGSTYIALVAAPTGTPGTSPDYLLLAAAGATGTTGETGATGSTGSTGVAGATGSTGANGATGATGSNGATGVTGATGVTGPTGSAGAGLEGITAFNPANAPTYPAGQVVTSDGSTYIALVAAPTGTPGTSPDYLLLAAAGATGTTGETGATGSTGSTGVAGATGSTGANGATGATGSNGATGVTGATGVTGPTGSTGAGLEGITAFNPANAPTYPAGQVVTSDGSTYIALVAAPTGTPGTSPDYLLLAAAGATGTTGATGSTGDTGVAGATGSTGANGATGSTGATGATGSTGATGSTGSTGATGSTGNTGATGSTGNTGATGTTGATGATGAGLEGVTAFNPANAPTYPAGQVVTSNGSTYIALVAAPTGTPESSADYLLLAAAGATGATGATGSTGATGATGSTGATGATGVTGTTGATGATGTVFTNINSFAANTGGGVIAVVLGGTNVPLPNNQILNGGITVNGANDTFTVPSAGSYMISYQANLTAALLLSTRLLINGTASTPSVVAPVLSVSEFNNMVILTLTAGTTITLQFFGLLGAATLISGGAGAALTIVKLS, from the coding sequence ATGCCCGATAACAACGATAATTCGTCCGATTCGCAGTCGAACCGCAATCTACGCTCGTCGAACAATAATGCGTCCATCCCGGTTACCCAGTCCCAATTGAACAAAATGAAGCAGCTGCTTGGTCAGTTAGCCGGCCTATTGTCCTCCGTGCTTGCCGCGCCATCGCTGAGCGGGATCAAGCAGCTGGACGGACTGCTGCACGAGCTTCGATCATTGGTGCTTCAAATTGATTTTACACGCTCGGAGCAAGCCTCGCTGCTGTCGCTTCTCGAGAACGAAATCACGCTCGTAGAAGCCTCCCCGTTCTCCCCGCTTGGTGCCGCAGTACTCAGCGCGGACCTGCTCAATCTACTTGGCAGTGTCATTCTGCTGTTCGCGATACAGCCATCAGATAAGGACGCGCTGATCTCGCTCATCCGTGCGAACGAGCAGCAGCTTGCGGCTATCTTCGCGCTGCTCGGCTCCCAATCGGAATACGTCGGCTCTCCTGGTCCACCGGGGCCTCCAGGGCCTCCAGGACCGCCGGGGGCTGGCGGGCCAGCTGGTTCCCCGGGGCAGCCGGGTTCGGCTGGACCAGCCGGTGCTCCCGGGCCAGCTGGAGCCGCAGGCGCACAGGGACCGACCGGAGCGACTGGCGCCGGCTTCGTGGGCATTACGACTTACAATCCGGCTAATTCGCCAACATATCCGCTAGGACAGTCCGTCACGTATGCTGGCAGCACTTACGTTGCCTTGGTGGCAAGTCCGAGCGGAACGCCGGGTTCATCGCCGGACTACCTGCTGGTAGCAGCCTCCGGAGCTAATGGCTCGACAGGTGCGACGGGAGGTACCGGAAACACAGGTGCGACTGGGAGTACAGGGGCAGATGGGACGACTGGCGCGGCAGGTTCTACTGGGGCGACGGGATCAACCGGAGCGACCGGTGCTGGGGAAACAGGTGCGACCGGTAGTACTGGGGCAGGCGGAGCGACTGGCGCGGCAGGTTCTACCGGGGCGACGGGATCAACCGGAGCTACTGGCGCTGGGGAAACAGGTGCCACCGGTAGTACTGGGGCAGACGGAGCGACTGGCGCGGCAGGTTCTACCGGGGCGACGGGATCAACCGGAGCTACTGGCGCTGGGGAAACAGGTGCGACCGGTAGTACTGGGGCAGACGGAGCGACTGGAAATACCGGTCCGACTGGAGCCACTGGGGCAACCGGAGCTGGAGAAACTGGCGCGACGGGTAGCACAGGTGCAGATGGAGCGACTGGAAATACCGGTTCGACTGGAGCCACTGGGGCAACCGGTGCTGGGGATACTGGCGCGACTGGCAGCACGGGTGCAGATGGAGCGACAGGTTCTACTGGTGCCACTGGTGCAACCGGTGCAACTGGCGCAACCGGTGCAACTGGCGCAACCGGTGCAACTGGCGCAACTGGCGCCGGAGCGACGGGCAGTACGGGTTCAAGCGGGGCGACAGGCGCGACTGGGGCAGGTCTAACTGGTGTCACAGCATTTAACCCTGCCAATGCTCCGACTTACCCTGCTGGTCAAGTCGTCACTTCCGACGGCAGTACGTATATTGCCTTGGTAGCCGCTCCGACCGGCACTCCGGGAACGTCGCCAGATTATTTATTGCTCGCTGCTGCAGGCGCGACAGGCACTACTGGCTCTACTGGCTCTACTGGCTCTACAGGCGTGGCTGGCGCTACTGGTTCTACAGGAGCCAATGGAGCTACGGGCTCGAACGGAGCGACAGGTGTCACTGGGGCTACTGGCGTAACCGGTCCAACTGGCTCTACAGGTGCTGGGCTCGAAGGCGTTACTGCTTTCAATCCTGCCAATGCTCCGACTTACCCTGCTGGTCAAGTCGTCACCTCCGATGGCAGCACATATATTGCCTTGGTGGCCGCTCCGACCGGCACACCGGGAACTTCGCCGGATTATTTACTGCTTGCCGCTGCAGGCGCGACAGGTACAACCGGTGAGACTGGAGCTACTGGCTCAACGGGCAGCACTGGTGTAGCTGGCGCTACCGGTTCTACTGGCGCCAATGGAGCTACGGGCGCTACGGGCTCGAACGGAGCGACAGGCGGCACTGGGGCTACTGGTGTAACTGGCCCAACTGGCTCTACAGGTGCTGGGCTCGAAGGCGTTACAGCTTTCAATCCTGCCAACGCGCCAACCTACCCTGCCGGTCAAGTCGTTACTTCGGACGGCAGCACATATATTGCCTTAGTAGCTGCTCCGACTGGTACACCAGGAACTTCGCCGGATTATTTACTGCTTGCCGCTGCAGGCGCGACAGGTACTACCGGAGCGACTGGAGCTACTGGCTCAACGGGCAGCACTGGTGTAGCTGGCGCTACCGGTTCTACTGGCGCCAATGGAGCTACGGGCGCTACGGGCTCGAACGGAGCGACAGGCGGCACTGGGGCTACTGGTGTAACTGGCCCAACTGGCTCTACAGGTGCTGGCCTCGAGGGCATTACTGCTTACAATCCTGCCAACGCGCCAACCTACCCTGCCGGTCAAGTCGTTACTTCCGACGGCAGCACATATATTGCCTTGGTGGCCGCTCCGACCGGCACACCGGGAACTTCACCAGATTATTTATTGCTTGCCGCTGCAGGCGCAACAGGTACTACTGGAGAGACTGGAGCTACTGGCTCAACGGGCAGCACTGGTGTAGCTGGCGCTACCGGTTCTACTGGCGCCAATGGAGCTACGGGCGCTACGGGCTCGAACGGAGCGACAGGCGTCACTGGGGCTACTGGTGTAACTGGCCCAACTGGCTCTGCAGGTGCTGGACTCGAAGGCATTACCGCTTTCAATCCTGCCAACGCGCCAACCTATCCTGCCGGTCAAGTCGTCACTTCCGACGGCAGTACGTATATTGCCTTGGTAGCCGCTCCAACGGGCACACCAGGAACATCGCCAGATTATTTATTGCTCGCCGCTGCAGGCGCGACAGGTACTACCGGTGAGACTGGAGCTACTGGCTCAACGGGCAGCACTGGTGTAGCTGGCGCTACCGGTTCTACTGGCGCCAATGGAGCTACGGGCGCTACTGGCTCGAACGGAGCGACAGGCGTCACTGGAGCTACTGGTGTAACTGGCCCAACTGGCTCTACAGGTGCTGGACTCGAGGGCATTACAGCTTTCAATCCTGCCAACGCGCCAACCTATCCTGCCGGTCAAGTCGTCACTTCCGACGGCAGTACGTATATTGCCTTGGTAGCCGCTCCGACTGGTACACCGGGAACATCGCCAGATTATTTATTGCTCGCCGCAGCAGGCGCAACAGGCACTACTGGAGCGACTGGCTCTACTGGTGACACAGGCGTAGCTGGCGCTACTGGTTCTACAGGAGCCAATGGAGCGACGGGAAGCACTGGTGCAACTGGAGCTACAGGTAGCACAGGAGCAACTGGTTCTACTGGCAGCACTGGAGCCACTGGTTCTACTGGCAACACGGGTGCTACGGGCTCAACCGGTAATACCGGAGCTACAGGAACCACTGGCGCGACCGGTGCGACTGGAGCTGGTCTTGAAGGCGTTACAGCTTTCAACCCTGCCAACGCGCCGACCTACCCTGCCGGTCAGGTTGTCACTTCAAACGGCAGTACGTACATTGCCTTGGTAGCCGCTCCGACTGGTACGCCAGAATCGTCAGCGGATTATCTACTGCTCGCCGCTGCCGGTGCGACAGGCGCTACTGGTGCTACAGGTAGCACCGGTGCGACTGGAGCTACAGGCTCAACCGGCGCCACTGGCGCAACTGGGGTAACAGGGACCACTGGTGCAACTGGCGCTACTGGCACAGTTTTCACCAACATCAACAGCTTTGCCGCCAACACCGGCGGTGGAGTCATCGCTGTCGTACTAGGCGGTACCAACGTTCCGCTCCCGAACAACCAGATATTAAATGGCGGTATTACTGTAAACGGGGCTAACGATACGTTTACCGTTCCGTCAGCCGGTTCGTATATGATCTCGTATCAAGCTAATTTAACAGCAGCCTTGCTTCTCAGTACGCGCCTGTTAATAAACGGAACGGCATCAACGCCATCAGTCGTAGCACCAGTTCTATCCGTATCCGAATTTAATAACATGGTCATCCTCACGTTGACCGCGGGGACAACAATTACGCTGCAATTCTTCGGCCTATTGGGAGCCGCAACACTTATTAGCGGAGGTGCCGGTGCAGCGCTGACCATCGTTAAGCTATCTTAA
- a CDS encoding glycosyltransferase, with the protein MTVRRILIGSPIRQKPEILTLFLQSLERLRHATWQADYVFIDDNEDAASVLLTQFTEAVHAQGSSTVRLIAGSKTSSAYKRDEITHYWNDELIGKVADWKDHFIQMAREEQYDALFLVDSDLLLHPETMESLLEADKPIISAIFWTRWQPDGAELPQVWLKDHYWPWQTDDDSADVQQERLKLMTKLRLPGVYDIGGLGACTLISREALEQPISFRMIPNLSLWGEDRHFCVRAASLGIGLSVDTRYPAFHIYRDTDMPRALQYFRYTASEVQEPRRSPHFFVRNAGPKLVLSMTARNEEGRYLDEALLRHREYIDAAVIIDDGSTDATKEIIHERLDGIPLFYVRNEVSRFANEIELRRQQWDATVGLRPEWILNLDADEYFEDRFAVEIASLLENPLASCYLFRLYDFWNERQYRDDQYWQAHHTYRPFLARYTPGYPYQWNEARQHCGRFPNNIFDPPPHLSSLRLKHFGWAREADRLFKAARYAELDPEAKYGWQEQYDSILGVPHLVDWQENELAPSAIETASS; encoded by the coding sequence TTGACCGTTAGGCGCATTCTCATCGGCAGCCCCATTCGTCAAAAGCCAGAAATTCTAACGCTATTCCTTCAGTCGCTAGAGAGGCTGCGTCATGCAACATGGCAAGCTGATTACGTGTTTATCGACGACAACGAAGATGCCGCCAGCGTGTTGCTCACCCAATTCACGGAGGCCGTTCATGCTCAAGGCTCATCAACTGTCAGACTCATCGCAGGCAGCAAAACGTCTTCTGCGTATAAAAGGGACGAGATCACTCATTATTGGAACGACGAGCTCATTGGCAAAGTCGCGGATTGGAAGGATCATTTCATCCAGATGGCGAGGGAAGAGCAGTACGATGCTTTATTCCTCGTCGATTCCGACCTGCTGCTTCATCCAGAGACGATGGAATCGCTGCTGGAAGCCGATAAACCGATTATCTCTGCGATCTTCTGGACGCGGTGGCAGCCAGATGGCGCGGAGCTGCCGCAGGTTTGGCTCAAAGACCATTATTGGCCGTGGCAGACGGACGATGACTCGGCAGACGTGCAGCAGGAACGGCTGAAGCTTATGACGAAGCTCCGCTTGCCAGGTGTCTACGACATCGGCGGCTTAGGTGCTTGCACGCTGATCAGCCGCGAAGCGCTTGAACAGCCCATTTCTTTTCGAATGATTCCGAATCTGTCCCTGTGGGGCGAAGATCGGCATTTTTGCGTGCGCGCAGCTTCGCTTGGCATCGGGTTGTCCGTAGATACCCGCTATCCTGCGTTCCATATTTATCGCGATACGGATATGCCAAGAGCTCTGCAGTACTTCCGTTATACAGCATCTGAGGTGCAGGAACCCCGCCGGTCACCGCACTTCTTCGTGAGGAATGCCGGGCCGAAGCTCGTACTCTCCATGACAGCCCGCAACGAGGAAGGCCGCTATCTGGACGAGGCACTGCTTCGGCACCGCGAATATATTGATGCGGCAGTCATCATCGATGATGGCAGTACGGACGCGACAAAAGAAATCATCCACGAGCGGCTTGACGGCATCCCGCTCTTCTACGTACGCAACGAAGTATCGCGATTCGCGAACGAAATCGAGCTGCGGCGGCAGCAATGGGACGCGACGGTCGGGCTGCGCCCGGAATGGATTTTGAACCTGGATGCAGATGAATATTTCGAAGACAGATTCGCTGTTGAAATCGCTTCCTTATTGGAAAATCCGCTGGCAAGCTGCTATTTGTTCCGACTGTACGACTTCTGGAACGAGCGCCAATACCGTGATGACCAATACTGGCAAGCGCATCATACATACCGTCCGTTTCTGGCTAGGTATACGCCCGGTTATCCTTACCAGTGGAATGAAGCAAGGCAGCATTGCGGGCGATTCCCGAACAATATTTTCGACCCCCCACCGCATTTATCTTCATTAAGATTGAAGCACTTTGGCTGGGCTAGAGAGGCTGACAGACTGTTCAAAGCTGCACGCTACGCTGAGCTCGATCCTGAAGCCAAATACGGCTGGCAAGAGCAATACGATTCTATTCTCGGCGTCCCTCATCTTGTCGATTGGCAAGAGAACGAGCTTGCGCCATCGGCAATTGAAACAGCATCCAGTTAG